The following proteins are co-located in the Aquarana catesbeiana isolate 2022-GZ linkage group LG02, ASM4218655v1, whole genome shotgun sequence genome:
- the FAM110D gene encoding protein FAM110D — MTPINHPLSPLMSRPRVTASDRLEADKAKYVKSPQVIHRRQNPAIGTLLSPVLARKPSPSLYSASSPTESSSTTEYDFTSQFSSPKQGLSSQKNDFNDCLHHAAEKSGPQSPVYTFHPATIFSQSNNLSPSLRKEENHSEAYKDNTLSPSRKQAISHGFLTSNQGNDPQPPPNCSTVSPLCRKRFSGRRLNRPDSLIMYRQKREGASASKENDNVEAGLVIRFLQGTPLLRRSTRFSQNPPQPGTGNVPVSPRLQRSREEPVVCQTNYTRVSEVQEVTVNDKLTFGDAQKFFESCGLEGSLLNLLDMYQKGEEHTSFGSMESMDRVSCGFAAVEEDKERTPISVIERNARVIKWIYSCQRARTNESHEYKQTPRESTV, encoded by the coding sequence ATGACGCCTATCAATCATCCTTTATCTCCTCTTATGAGCAGACCTAGGGTGACTGCATCTGATCGACTGGAGGCAGATAAGGCCAAGTATGTGAAATCTCCGCAGGTGATACATCGCAGGCAAAACCCAGCCATTGGTACCCTCTTAAGTCCTGTTTTAGCAAGGAAACCAAGCCCATCACTTTACAGTGCTAGTTCACCAACTGAATCAAGCTCAACAACGGAGTATGATTTTACAAGCCAATTTAGCTCTCCAAAACAAGGGCTATCATCACAGAAAAATGACTTTAATGACTGTCTACATCATGCAGCTGAAAAATCAGGTCCTCAGTCACCAGTATATACATTTCATCCAGCAACTATCTTCTCCCAGTCTAATAACCTCTCTCCCAGCCTAAGAAAGGAAGAAAATCACAGTGAAGCATACAAAGATAACACACTTAGTCCCAGCAGGAAACAAGCCATATCCCACGGTTTCCTCACATCAAACCAAGGAAATGACCCACAGCCTCCCCCTAACTGCTCAACAGTCAGTCCCCTCTGTCGGAAGCGATTCAGCGGCAGAAGGTTGAACCGACCGGATTCTCTCATTATGTATAGACAAAAGCGTGAAGGGGCATCAGCCAGCAAGGAAAATGATAACGTGGAAGCTGGCCTTGTGATTCGATTTCTTCAAGGAACACCTCTATTAAGAAGAAGCACAAGATTTTCACAGAATCCACCTCAACCAGGTACAGGAAATGTGCCAGTTTCACCTAGGTTACAAAGAAGTAGAGAGGAACCTGTGGTATGCCAGACCAACTACACCAGGGTCTCTGAGGTACAGGAAGTTACAGTCAATGACAAACTGACTTTTGGTGATGCACAAAAATTTTTTGAGAGCTGTGGGCTTGAGGGCAGTTTGTTGAACTTGCTTGATATGTACCAAAAGGGAGAGGAGCACACCTCGTTTGGCAGCATGGAATCCATGGATAGAGTGAGCTGCGGGTTTGCTGCTGTTGAAGAAGATAAAGAAAGAACACCGATATCTGTAATTGAGAGGAATGCCCGTGTTATAAAATGGATCTATAGTTGTCAGCGAGCGCGGACCAATGAGAGCCACGAATATAAACAAACACCAAGGGAATCTACAGTATGA